The following are encoded in a window of Fusarium oxysporum f. sp. lycopersici 4287 chromosome 5, whole genome shotgun sequence genomic DNA:
- a CDS encoding mRNA turnover protein 4 yields MPKSKRAKVVHLTQVSKKTRENKDKLFQNIRDTVPEYQNCFVFSVDNMRNNHLKDVRRELSDCRLFFGKTKLMAKALGQTPEEAIAPGIEDLSRYLTGTVGLILTNRPVEEILSYFENLAPVDFARAGAVATRDFSIPTGVVYATAGEVPAEHDVPLEHTIEPELRRLGVPTRMVKGRVVLGDEAGQGEEYVVCKEGDVLDSRQTRLLKLFDVCLSEFKVKVLAYWNAASSEVTEVDPNAMDEN; encoded by the exons ATGCCCAAGTCGAAGCGCGCAAAGGTCGTCCACCTCACACAGGTCTCCAAGAAGACGCGcgagaacaaggacaagctTTTCCAGAATATCCGCGATACTGTCCCCGAGTACCAGAACTGCTTTGTCTTCAGCGTCGACAACATGCGAAACAACCACCTCAAGGACGTTCGACGTGAGCTGTCCGATTGCCG TCTCTTCTTCGGAAAGACAAAGCTCATGGCAAAAGCTCTTGGCCAGACACCTGAGGAGGCCATCGCCCCTGGAATTGAGGACCTCAGCCGTTATTTGACTGGTACCGTCggcttgatcttgaccaaCCGCCCTGTCGAAGAAATCCTCTCTTACTTTGAGAACCTCGCTCCTGTCGACTTTGCCCGCGCCGGCGCTGTGGCCACCCGCGATTTCTCTATTCCTACCGGTGTTGTCTATGCTACCGCTGGTGAGGTTCCCGCTGAGCACGATGTTCCTCTCGAGCACACCATCGAGCCTGAGCTACGACGTCTTGGTGTCCCTACCCGTATGGTCAAGGGCCGTGTCGTTCTCGGTGATGAGGCTGGTCAGGGCGAGGAGTATGTTGTTTGCAAGGAGGGTGATGTTTTGGATTCACGACAGACAAGATTGCTTAAGCTTTTCGACGTGTGCTTGAGCgagttcaaggtcaaggtgtTAGC ATACTGGAACGCTGCTAGCTCTGAGGTGACAGAGGTTGACCCCAACGCTATGGACGAGAATTAG
- a CDS encoding U1 small nuclear ribonucleoprotein 70kDa: MTDKLPPNLLALFAARPPLRFLDPPDYAPQHRRTAPITGVAQFLPELQKYKETDVYNPTESWLQARDRKKREKKEKLETLLREAPDHHKPNEDPNVRGDAFKTLMVARLSYEADERDLEKEFGRYGPIERIRIVVDTHAHEKPNKKKKPHRGYAFVVFEREKDMRAALDACDGMRIKDRRIKVDVERGRTVKGWKPRRLGGGLGGRGYTRAMAARPMGPGGFGGGGGGFRGGFKGFDGGRGRGGFRGGFGGRGGGFRSGDRGGDRGGDRGGYGAPSDAPSGPGFDRRNGGGGYGDRDRGDRRGGDRGPGGYDSRSGGRSFDDRHGGGHRDGGRYGGERENRRTGSNMEPIGGRREGGYRERDRDYDRPRDDDGGRKRGYDGGYEDPRKLRRY; encoded by the exons ATGACCGACAAGCTCCCCCCTAACCTGCTCGCGCTCTTCGCGGCGCGACCACCTCTGCGATTCCTCGACCCGCCCGATTATGCGCCTCAGCATCGCAGGACAGCACCCATCACCGGTGTCGCACAGTTTCTACCGGAGCTCCAGAAGTACAAGGAGACTGATGTTTACAACCCCACTGAGAGTTGGTTGCAAGCCCGCGATCGCAAGAAgcgagagaagaaggagaagttgGAGACGCTCCTCAGAGAAGCGCCCGATCATC ATAAGCCAAACGAGGACCCCAACGTTCGTGGCGATGCGTTCAAGACTTTGATGGTCGCGCGTCTCAGTTACGAGGCTGATGAGAGGGATCTCGAGAAGGAATTTGGTCGCTACGGTCCCATCGAGCGT ATTCGTATCGTCGTCGATACTCACGCTCATGAGAAGccaaacaagaagaagaagccccaTCGAGGCTATGCTTTCGTCGTATTCGAACGAGAGAAAGATATGCGAG CGGCTTTGGATGCTTGTGACGGCATGCGCATCAAGGATCGACGTATCAAGGTAGACGTCGAACGCGGCAGAACTGTCAAGGGCTGGAAACCTCGCCGACTTGGTGGTGGCCTCGGAGGACGAGGCTATACTAGAGCTATGGCTGCTCGTCCCATGGGTCCCGGTGGctttggcggcggcggcggcggttTCCGTGGTGGTTTTAAAGGTTTCGACGGAGGACGCGGCCGTGGCGGTTTTAGAGGAGGATTCGGCGGCCGTGGAGGAGGTTTCCGAAGCGGCGACCGAGGAGGCGACAGGGGAGGCGACCGAGGCGGCTACGGCGCACCTAGTGATGCCCCGTCCGGCCCCGGATTCGACCGCAGAaacggcggcggcggctaTGGTGACCGGGACCGTGGCGACCGAAGGGGTGGTGACCGAGGCCCCGGTGGGTATGATTCTCGTAGCGGCGGTCGCTCATTTGACGACAGACACGGCGGCGGCCATCGTGACGGTGGCCGATACGGCGGAGAACGCGAGAACCGACGCACCGGAAGCAACATGGAACCCATTGGAGGCCGACGCGAAGGTGGGTATCGCGAACGGGACCGAGACTACGACAGACCCcgtgatgacgatggtggCCGAAAGCGTGGCTATGACGGCGGCTATGAGGATCCTCGAAAGCTTCGCCGTTATTAA